A region from the Mya arenaria isolate MELC-2E11 chromosome 2, ASM2691426v1 genome encodes:
- the LOC128214431 gene encoding heparan sulfate glucosamine 3-O-sulfotransferase 2-like, translated as MRRIPKVIIIGVKKCGTRALLEYLKLHPLIKAPGPEPHFFDRNYHRGLDWYRSKMPATNDHEITIEKTPRYFVSQDVPEKIYNLSPNVKLVVVIRDPVVRAISDFTQAVSKNEVKSNQTFRRRVLRRDGDINTHSSIVKTGIYVRYLTTWFQYFGRSNIHIVSGEDLIANPLGVLETVQDFIGVQREIDGNLIYFNKTRGFPCIRMLKRNNTAKCFGATKGRNHVQTDSATLKRLYDFYRPYNQYLFKFMNKTFEWNVLQKIIN; from the exons ATGAGGAGAATTCCTAAGGTGATTATTATCGGAGTGAAAAAGTGTGGAACCAGGGCTCTCTTGGAATACCTAAAACTTCACCCTTTGATAAAAGCCCCAGGGCCGGAGCCGCACTTCTTTGACAGAAACTACCACCGTGGACTTGACTGGTACAG ATCAAAAATGCCAGCAACAAACGACCACGAGATCACCATTGAAAAGACTCCACGGTATTTCGTGTCTCAAGATGTGccagaaaaaatatacaatttgtcACCAAATGTCAAATTGGTAGTAGTTATACGTGACCCCGTTGTTAGAGCAATATCAGATTTCACTCAGGCAGTAAGTAAAAATGAGGTGAAATCCAACCAGACCTTTCGTAGGAGAGTTCTACGTAGAGATGGTGACATCAATACGCATTCGTCAATCGTTAAAACGGGTATTTACGTTCGCTACCTCACAACTTGGTTCCAGTATTTTGGTAGAAGTAACATCCATATTGTGAGTGGTGAGGATCTTATAGCCAATCCTCTTGGCGTTTTAGAAACCGTGCAAGACTTTATAGGTGTTCAAAGGGAGATAGATGGGAACttgatttatttcaacaaaacgcGTGGATTTCCTTGCATAAGGATGTTAAAACGGAACAATACAGCAAAGTGTTTTGGTGCAACTAAAGGAAGAAACCACGTACAAACTGATTCAGCAACACTTAAACGTCTGTATGACTTTTATCGTCCCTATAatcagtatttgtttaaatttatgaaCAAGACCTTTGAATGGAATGTGCTACAAAAGATCATTAACTAA